The following proteins are encoded in a genomic region of bacterium:
- a CDS encoding endonuclease III, which translates to MIKKKNYHPKILLLHNRLAQEYGKPRWQPGYDPLTELIFTVLSQHTSDSNRDIAFARLRKKFPNWELVRDAPKQEVAEAIRTAGLWKIKSARIQSLLRMITERFGKLSLDFLAKLDTNQAKEILLSLDGVGLKTAACVLLFSLHRPLFPVDTHIFRITKRVGLIPQKATPDDAHQILQESVPGKIMYPFHINLIRHGRLICKAERPECNQCCIYDQCKYYSKSKLNN; encoded by the coding sequence ATGATAAAAAAGAAAAATTATCACCCAAAAATTCTGCTACTCCATAATCGGTTAGCTCAAGAGTATGGTAAACCGAGGTGGCAACCAGGTTATGACCCGTTAACCGAACTGATTTTCACCGTATTATCCCAACATACGTCCGATAGTAATCGGGATATAGCGTTCGCTCGGTTACGGAAAAAATTCCCAAACTGGGAATTGGTTCGTGATGCGCCGAAACAGGAAGTCGCTGAAGCGATACGAACCGCAGGATTATGGAAAATCAAATCTGCTCGGATTCAATCGCTCCTACGGATGATAACTGAGCGATTCGGTAAACTCAGTCTAGATTTTTTAGCTAAGTTGGATACAAATCAAGCGAAAGAAATCCTATTGTCGTTAGATGGCGTTGGATTAAAGACCGCAGCGTGTGTCCTCCTATTTTCATTACATCGCCCCTTGTTTCCAGTAGATACCCATATATTTCGTATTACCAAACGAGTTGGACTTATTCCGCAAAAAGCAACCCCGGATGATGCTCATCAGATTTTGCAGGAGAGTGTTCCTGGAAAAATCATGTATCCATTTCATATCAATTTAATTCGGCACGGGAGACTCATTTGTAAAGCGGAACGTCCGGAATGTAACCAGTGTTGTATCTACGACCAGTGTAAATACTATTCTAAGTCCAAACTCAATAACTAA
- a CDS encoding C25 family cysteine peptidase: MKPIITQRIFLVLFFVTLTLSIFLFSSNAVAVAGAVSINLEQKTAFKLLRSDEQSIMVLFRPVKPLEKSSIPFQTYIALPQQGIPEVNIPAFICQIWTNDTLVQTVKNDTAIVPQSDLFRLVTLDESQYIRDVRVSRLTVKPILDSGTQKKIFTELTIEIKLKVSSGNQPIVIPTVDTTVKRIGLEKILADLVLNYMESFKFRGLPALTTQTYSEYPGSIVSWHQGNRTSWACITATQSGFYKFSRSDLTHLGIDPAQVDLTRLQLFLQGKEIPLQIYESIWNDTFILFYNAPIDSPYTNTNVYWLTWQGQTGIRTEVYPLVFQRNWSGETITRIRDTIRLEENRLFEETVVAPASGNDRWFWKILKVKKPVEFVIPLYSLDTAGLSFDTASSFCQLSINFYGKSEPTGGEDHHVRIYLNQQVLDELRWAGKTEKHYTRFIPVSQLTIGMNTIQLELPGDTTFREQDEVYLNYIQLEYPRVLRTENGFLTFQTDQIVAQTTSTTDNVLAEVTLEPGLTDYFVWQLDTSGKPRQLALPITKNRLLIPIYSGSANNKYTYIVQSLSAVSTITLYRYVPRDDLRNINQQADYIIITHSLFTSIAERFAIERRNQGLTVRIVHIEDIYDQFSYGIFDPRAIRSFLQYVFYYWKKPAPNYVLLIGDASSDYLGNFANGVINYVPSYRKYIIGGDCASDMWYTEISGTDIIPDMLIGRISVNNLDDAETIFNKIFRYEQRPNYGIWRQSVLLVADDGFEENCQRLEQAYIPQAYISRHINLREFGLEDNFFLPTSVKSKISLECNRALLDALDHGNLMTIYFGHGSPNVWTHERILFGGDSKNSDMKKLTNGDKLTFVVNLTCSTGGFDYPQKPWNICISEDMHRAKSGGAVALYCPSGLGFTPQHQTMTEFLTKAIFWDNQRVLGDAIGQSVIEYAFEKKNDLMPEMFILFGDPAMNLAVPKSTFAMTATPQCIPIKQPGKVLVANQQKLPFNNGYGELTDTVNPQSFPIKLASPGFKQSITIPASDTAQSIFIRGYLADTTSNLDAVGSTKISVDSVQLDIDIQRNPNRTVGKSSVAVIITNRSQFPLDSVTVTVCVGKDTVISKRIAGIFKENARLTYPIQLNAGLNVVQVQVTAENQMFLSKQVIPVNFPQGSTTKLSLAPEEISLSPSPAVAGEVVRISIPVYNLGSMSSESTQVSLWNGQSQIDREQIIHSIPAYSSYTVSFTWNTRGKSGKQELLLRVNQQEFARFTTELYKPADVAIQPADIYFHKAKYTDGETVFILATVRNLGDVPAKQIEITGFDGDPRRGGRILDNLASWETITIPEIPGNSTYLVKLRWDAYNNAGDHELFIQLDRSNRIPDVNRENNLASKKLHIRTKPNLDITNKDIIKSPDVKTSRRVTLVATVKNIGETEAENVLIQFYDGEDKETRIAIGDEIVVPLLNAGEEYTAQVDWIVPEEKRKHNINVEVGTKQSVWKTFESLPPSR; encoded by the coding sequence ATGAAACCGATTATAACCCAGCGAATTTTTTTAGTATTATTTTTTGTAACATTAACATTATCAATATTTTTGTTCAGTTCAAACGCTGTAGCAGTTGCCGGTGCGGTATCAATCAATCTGGAGCAGAAAACTGCATTTAAATTACTCAGGTCGGATGAACAGAGTATCATGGTTTTATTTCGTCCGGTTAAACCTCTAGAAAAATCATCGATTCCATTTCAGACTTATATAGCGTTGCCACAACAGGGTATTCCGGAAGTTAATATACCTGCATTCATCTGCCAGATTTGGACTAACGATACACTCGTTCAAACTGTTAAGAATGATACTGCGATAGTTCCGCAATCGGATTTATTCCGTTTGGTTACGTTAGATGAATCGCAGTATATTCGTGATGTGCGTGTTTCGCGATTAACCGTTAAACCTATTCTCGATTCTGGAACACAAAAGAAGATATTCACCGAATTAACGATTGAAATCAAATTGAAGGTATCTTCAGGCAATCAACCTATAGTTATTCCAACCGTTGATACTACCGTTAAACGGATTGGATTAGAAAAAATTCTTGCGGATTTGGTACTGAACTATATGGAAAGTTTCAAGTTTCGCGGGTTACCTGCGCTGACAACGCAAACCTATTCGGAGTATCCTGGATCAATTGTTTCATGGCATCAAGGGAATAGAACCAGTTGGGCGTGTATAACTGCGACACAATCCGGGTTCTATAAATTCTCCCGGTCGGATTTAACGCATCTTGGAATTGATCCTGCGCAGGTTGATTTAACCAGACTGCAATTATTCTTGCAGGGGAAAGAGATTCCATTACAGATTTATGAATCGATTTGGAACGATACGTTCATTCTCTTTTATAACGCGCCGATTGATTCGCCGTATACGAATACGAACGTATATTGGTTAACCTGGCAAGGGCAGACGGGAATTCGGACAGAAGTTTACCCCCTGGTATTTCAGCGAAATTGGAGCGGTGAAACAATAACCCGAATTCGGGATACGATTCGGTTAGAAGAAAATCGGTTGTTTGAAGAGACCGTAGTAGCTCCAGCATCGGGGAATGACCGTTGGTTTTGGAAAATCCTTAAAGTTAAGAAGCCGGTCGAGTTCGTGATTCCGCTGTATAGTTTGGATACTGCGGGATTAAGTTTCGATACCGCATCGTCGTTCTGCCAATTATCAATCAATTTTTATGGCAAATCTGAACCGACCGGCGGTGAAGACCACCACGTTCGGATTTATCTAAACCAGCAGGTTCTTGACGAACTTCGTTGGGCAGGCAAAACTGAAAAACATTATACTCGCTTTATTCCTGTTAGTCAACTTACTATCGGGATGAATACAATCCAGCTCGAATTACCAGGAGATACTACCTTTCGTGAGCAAGATGAAGTTTATCTCAATTATATCCAGCTTGAATATCCGCGAGTATTGAGAACCGAAAACGGGTTCCTAACCTTCCAAACCGACCAGATTGTTGCACAAACCACATCAACAACCGATAACGTCTTGGCAGAAGTTACGCTTGAACCTGGTCTAACCGATTATTTTGTCTGGCAGCTTGATACTTCTGGGAAACCGAGACAATTAGCGTTACCGATAACCAAGAATCGGCTTCTGATTCCGATTTACTCTGGTTCAGCGAACAACAAATATACATATATAGTTCAATCGTTATCAGCTGTATCAACCATTACACTATACCGATACGTTCCCAGAGATGATTTGCGAAATATTAACCAGCAAGCAGACTATATTATCATAACACATTCACTATTTACTTCAATTGCGGAACGATTCGCTATCGAACGCCGCAACCAAGGTTTAACCGTTCGTATTGTTCATATAGAAGATATTTACGACCAATTCAGTTACGGGATATTTGATCCGCGAGCTATTCGTTCATTCTTACAGTATGTCTTCTATTATTGGAAAAAGCCGGCTCCGAATTATGTACTTCTCATTGGAGATGCTAGTTCGGACTATCTCGGGAATTTTGCAAACGGTGTAATCAATTATGTCCCTTCATATCGTAAGTATATTATTGGCGGAGATTGCGCTTCCGATATGTGGTATACAGAAATTAGCGGAACCGATATTATTCCGGATATGCTGATCGGTCGGATTTCAGTCAATAATCTCGATGATGCGGAGACGATTTTTAATAAAATTTTCCGATATGAACAGAGACCGAACTATGGCATTTGGCGGCAATCGGTTCTGCTAGTTGCAGATGACGGGTTCGAAGAAAATTGTCAGCGGCTAGAACAAGCATATATTCCGCAAGCATATATTTCACGGCACATCAATTTGCGTGAGTTCGGATTAGAAGATAATTTCTTTTTACCGACCAGCGTGAAAAGTAAAATCAGTTTAGAATGTAACCGTGCGCTGCTTGATGCGCTCGACCATGGAAATTTAATGACCATCTATTTCGGGCACGGTTCGCCGAATGTATGGACGCATGAACGAATCCTATTCGGGGGCGATTCGAAAAATAGCGATATGAAAAAGTTAACTAATGGTGATAAATTAACGTTCGTTGTGAATTTAACCTGTTCAACCGGCGGGTTCGATTATCCGCAGAAACCGTGGAATATCTGCATTTCAGAGGATATGCATCGAGCGAAATCTGGTGGTGCAGTAGCGTTATATTGTCCGTCCGGGTTAGGGTTCACGCCGCAACATCAAACGATGACCGAATTCTTAACCAAAGCGATTTTTTGGGATAACCAGCGAGTGCTCGGCGATGCTATCGGCCAATCGGTAATCGAATATGCGTTTGAGAAGAAAAACGATTTGATGCCGGAAATGTTTATCTTATTCGGAGACCCGGCAATGAACTTAGCGGTGCCGAAATCAACATTTGCAATGACCGCAACTCCACAGTGTATACCGATTAAACAACCGGGTAAAGTTCTGGTTGCGAATCAGCAGAAACTACCGTTTAATAACGGGTACGGTGAATTAACTGATACGGTTAATCCGCAGTCGTTTCCGATAAAACTAGCATCGCCCGGATTCAAACAAAGTATAACAATTCCTGCATCTGATACGGCACAATCAATTTTCATCCGAGGTTATCTTGCGGATACTACATCGAATCTCGATGCCGTCGGTTCAACGAAAATATCCGTCGATTCGGTTCAGCTGGATATTGATATCCAGCGCAATCCGAACAGAACCGTCGGGAAATCGTCGGTAGCAGTGATAATAACCAATCGGAGTCAATTTCCGTTGGATAGCGTAACTGTAACTGTTTGTGTTGGGAAAGATACTGTTATATCGAAACGAATTGCCGGAATATTCAAAGAGAACGCTAGGTTAACATATCCTATTCAACTCAATGCTGGACTAAATGTGGTGCAGGTTCAGGTTACAGCTGAAAATCAGATGTTTCTGAGCAAGCAGGTTATTCCGGTCAATTTTCCACAGGGTTCTACGACGAAATTATCTCTCGCTCCGGAAGAGATTTCGTTAAGTCCATCGCCAGCGGTTGCCGGTGAAGTAGTTAGAATTTCGATACCGGTCTATAATTTAGGTTCAATGTCCAGTGAATCTACGCAAGTTAGTTTATGGAACGGACAGAGCCAAATAGACCGCGAACAGATAATACATTCAATTCCTGCATATAGCAGCTATACAGTTTCATTCACTTGGAATACTCGCGGGAAATCTGGAAAGCAAGAATTATTACTTCGTGTGAATCAGCAGGAGTTTGCGCGGTTCACAACCGAATTATATAAACCTGCTGATGTTGCGATTCAGCCGGCTGATATTTATTTTCATAAAGCGAAATATACCGATGGTGAAACGGTATTCATACTTGCGACAGTGCGCAATCTAGGCGATGTGCCGGCGAAACAAATTGAGATAACCGGATTCGATGGAGACCCGCGTCGCGGTGGAAGAATCTTAGATAATTTAGCTAGCTGGGAAACGATAACGATTCCGGAAATCCCAGGAAATAGCACATACCTGGTTAAACTCCGCTGGGATGCATATAATAATGCTGGCGACCACGAACTGTTTATCCAACTTGACCGGAGTAATCGGATACCGGATGTGAATCGCGAGAACAATCTTGCATCGAAAAAACTCCATATTCGAACGAAACCGAATCTGGATATAACGAATAAAGATATTATCAAGAGTCCGGATGTAAAAACATCGCGAAGAGTAACCTTAGTTGCTACGGTGAAAAATATCGGAGAAACGGAAGCGGAAAACGTGCTTATCCAGTTTTACGACGGGGAAGATAAAGAAACGCGAATTGCGATTGGAGATGAAATCGTGGTACCGCTACTTAACGCAGGAGAAGAATATACTGCGCAGGTTGATTGGATTGTTCCGGAAGAGAAACGGAAACATAATATCAATGTTGAAGTTGGTACGAAACAAAGTGTCTGGAAAACCTTCGAATCGTTACCGCCGTCGAGATGA
- the guaA gene encoding glutamine-hydrolyzing GMP synthase: MILILDFGSQYTQLIARRIRELNVYCEIVAPTISATHIQGKKPSGLILSGGPASVYSKDAPLPDSDIFKLNIPLLGICYGMQVIGHLLGGKVEPDHRREYGRITIQILKPNKLFAQLPRRQTVWMSHGDQVVIMPPGFIQLAKSSNTPIAAIADGKQKIYGVQFHPEVVHTEFGTHMLKNFLFRICDCQPNWTMSSFIQKEIHHIRETVGRKKAICAVSGGVDSTVTAVLMHRAIGNALTCIFVNNGLLRLNEAEKVNSLFRKTFGIQLKYIDATDRFLKKLAGVTDPEQKRKIIGREFIRVFESEAKKLTQVEFLAQGTLYPDVIESRSTKGPSATIKSHHNVGGLPEKMKLKLIEPLKELFKDEVRLLGKELGIPAEFLQRQPFPGPGLAVRILGEVNQERLDILRFADHIVVEEIKRAGWYTKLWQSFAVLLPVKTVGVMGDERTYEHVIAIRAVHSEDGMTADWVPLPYDLLGKISNRIINEVKGVNRVVYDISSKPPSTIEWE; encoded by the coding sequence ATGATTTTAATTCTGGATTTCGGGTCACAATATACGCAACTTATCGCGCGTCGTATCCGTGAATTAAACGTTTATTGCGAAATTGTCGCTCCAACAATTTCAGCTACCCATATTCAAGGAAAGAAACCTAGTGGATTGATTCTTTCCGGTGGTCCTGCCAGTGTATATAGCAAGGATGCCCCGTTACCGGATAGTGATATTTTTAAGCTTAATATCCCTCTCCTCGGGATCTGTTATGGAATGCAGGTTATCGGACATTTACTCGGTGGAAAAGTTGAACCGGACCATAGACGCGAATACGGGCGTATTACTATCCAGATACTGAAACCGAACAAACTTTTTGCGCAGCTACCTCGCCGACAAACCGTCTGGATGAGTCACGGTGACCAAGTAGTCATTATGCCGCCGGGATTCATTCAGTTGGCGAAAAGCTCTAATACACCAATTGCAGCGATAGCCGATGGGAAACAAAAAATCTACGGAGTCCAGTTTCATCCGGAAGTTGTCCATACTGAATTCGGAACGCACATGCTCAAAAACTTTTTATTCCGAATCTGCGATTGTCAACCGAATTGGACCATGTCTTCCTTTATTCAAAAAGAAATTCACCATATTCGCGAAACGGTCGGGAGAAAAAAAGCGATTTGTGCGGTTAGTGGCGGAGTAGATTCAACGGTAACTGCGGTTTTAATGCATCGCGCGATTGGCAATGCGTTAACCTGTATTTTTGTTAACAATGGATTATTACGTCTGAACGAAGCGGAAAAAGTGAACTCGTTATTTCGGAAAACATTTGGTATCCAATTAAAGTATATTGATGCAACTGATCGATTTCTAAAAAAACTCGCTGGAGTAACTGACCCGGAACAGAAACGGAAAATTATCGGAAGAGAATTTATCCGCGTGTTCGAATCGGAAGCGAAGAAACTCACCCAGGTTGAGTTTTTAGCGCAAGGAACGCTGTATCCGGATGTAATTGAAAGTCGGTCAACGAAAGGACCGTCAGCGACGATTAAATCGCATCATAATGTCGGCGGGCTCCCCGAAAAAATGAAACTAAAACTCATCGAGCCGTTGAAAGAATTGTTTAAAGATGAAGTCCGATTGCTGGGGAAAGAACTCGGTATCCCGGCAGAATTTCTGCAACGTCAACCGTTCCCCGGTCCTGGTTTAGCGGTTCGTATTCTCGGTGAAGTGAATCAAGAGCGATTGGATATCTTACGTTTCGCTGACCATATTGTCGTTGAAGAAATCAAACGAGCTGGATGGTATACGAAACTCTGGCAATCATTTGCGGTATTACTTCCGGTTAAAACGGTTGGCGTTATGGGCGATGAACGAACGTATGAACATGTGATAGCGATACGGGCGGTGCATAGCGAAGACGGGATGACCGCAGATTGGGTACCGTTGCCGTATGACTTGTTAGGCAAAATCAGTAATCGGATTATTAATGAAGTTAAAGGGGTTAACCGCGTGGTTTATGATATCAGTTCGAAACCACCGAGTACTATCGAATGGGAGTAG
- a CDS encoding aspartate kinase — protein sequence MALIVQKYGGKSVATPELLKEVAARIIKTKRAGNQVVVVVSAMGNTTDNLIEKAMQVNPEPEVRELDMLLACGEQEAVALLAMAISAQGEPAVGFTGPQAGIHTDGKFGKAKITRIYPNRVQSALEQGKIPVIAGFQGIAGESDIATLGRGGSDLTAVAIAASIKADVCEKYTDEEGVYTANPKLVKDARKLEVISYDEMIELSSLGAKVLQARSVLFAKKHNVPIRVRSSMSDDPGTLITKEVKGMEQAVVSYVIPSKNEAKVTIVGVPDKPGIAALVFGKLAEKEISVDMIIQNVSEAGKTDITYTVAKSDYKEAIKVSESLKKEIGAREVKGDDKIGKISVVGVGMRSAPGIAATMFSALAEKGINIEMISTSEIRISCVIDEKHLDTAVKVLHEKFELGKRQPGA from the coding sequence ATGGCGCTTATCGTTCAAAAGTATGGCGGGAAATCCGTAGCGACACCGGAATTATTAAAAGAAGTAGCAGCGCGGATTATTAAGACAAAACGCGCCGGGAACCAGGTGGTTGTGGTAGTTTCCGCGATGGGTAATACGACTGATAATCTGATTGAAAAAGCAATGCAGGTTAATCCGGAACCTGAGGTTCGCGAACTGGATATGTTGTTAGCTTGCGGTGAACAAGAAGCGGTAGCGTTATTAGCGATGGCAATTTCAGCGCAAGGTGAACCTGCGGTTGGATTTACCGGTCCCCAAGCAGGTATTCATACTGACGGTAAATTTGGTAAAGCGAAAATTACCCGAATTTACCCGAATCGAGTTCAATCCGCATTAGAACAAGGGAAGATTCCGGTTATAGCCGGATTTCAAGGAATAGCCGGTGAATCGGATATCGCTACACTCGGTCGTGGCGGGTCAGATTTAACCGCAGTAGCGATAGCTGCGAGTATTAAAGCGGATGTTTGTGAGAAATATACCGATGAAGAAGGGGTATATACAGCAAACCCGAAATTAGTTAAAGATGCGCGGAAATTAGAGGTTATTTCGTATGATGAGATGATTGAATTAAGTTCGTTAGGCGCAAAGGTTCTGCAGGCGCGATCAGTATTATTTGCGAAAAAACATAATGTTCCGATTCGGGTTCGGTCGAGTATGAGCGACGACCCTGGAACGTTGATTACTAAGGAGGTAAAAGGTATGGAGCAAGCGGTGGTGAGTTATGTTATCCCAAGTAAGAATGAAGCAAAAGTAACGATTGTGGGTGTTCCGGATAAGCCGGGAATTGCTGCGTTGGTATTCGGTAAACTAGCAGAAAAAGAGATTAGTGTTGATATGATTATTCAGAATGTAAGTGAAGCTGGGAAAACAGATATAACCTATACCGTTGCGAAAAGCGATTATAAAGAGGCTATCAAAGTATCCGAATCGTTGAAGAAAGAAATCGGCGCGCGCGAAGTGAAAGGAGACGATAAAATCGGGAAAATCTCCGTTGTCGGGGTTGGAATGCGAAGCGCGCCGGGAATAGCGGCAACGATGTTTTCTGCGCTTGCAGAAAAAGGAATTAATATCGAGATGATTAGCACTTCTGAAATTCGGATATCCTGCGTTATAGATGAGAAGCATCTTGATACTGCAGTGAAAGTATTACATGAGAAGTTTGAGTTAGGGAAACGTCAGCCAGGTGCATAG
- a CDS encoding sigma-54 dependent transcriptional regulator — MVSVKSKILVVDDDPNSLAAMGEALERAGYEILLARNGTEAFQILTATPPDLILTDLKMPSIDGLEILNAARRIDPNISVIIITGYGTVESAVEAMKSGAEHYLMKPINLEELRVVVKNALEKQKLIHENIQLKKKIEQKYGFENIIANSKEMHEIIETIKQIAPTRANVLITGESGTGKELIANAIHYHSNRAWAPLVKLHCAALAEGVLESELFGHEKGAFTGAIRSRKGMFELADTGTLFLDEVSEIPLSTQVKLLRVIEEQEFMRVGGTKSISVDVRIIAATNKDLKQAVAEGKFREDLFFRLNVVSIFFPPLRNRKDDIPPLIKRFLEEIAKENNRVTPHITPEAMNALVRYEWPGNVRELRNVIESIVVTLRGDTIKLTDIPPHISKLPVSTGYSAELPVGLSLEEIEKEMISRTLKSVNGNKTKAAAILKIGLRTLHRKIKQYGLT; from the coding sequence ATGGTATCAGTCAAATCTAAAATTCTTGTCGTTGATGATGACCCGAACTCACTTGCCGCTATGGGAGAAGCGTTAGAGCGAGCAGGCTATGAAATTCTTTTAGCGCGTAATGGCACAGAAGCGTTTCAAATATTGACTGCGACACCGCCGGATTTAATTCTAACCGATTTGAAAATGCCGAGTATTGATGGACTTGAAATTTTAAATGCTGCCCGTCGAATCGACCCGAATATTAGCGTGATTATCATCACTGGATACGGCACAGTTGAAAGTGCAGTTGAAGCGATGAAATCCGGAGCGGAACATTATTTAATGAAACCGATTAATCTAGAAGAATTACGGGTCGTAGTTAAGAATGCGCTGGAAAAACAGAAATTAATTCATGAAAATATCCAACTGAAGAAGAAAATCGAGCAGAAATATGGATTTGAAAATATCATCGCCAATTCGAAAGAAATGCACGAAATTATTGAAACGATAAAGCAGATTGCGCCAACTCGAGCGAATGTATTGATCACTGGAGAAAGTGGAACCGGGAAAGAATTAATTGCCAACGCGATTCATTATCATAGTAATCGTGCGTGGGCACCGCTGGTGAAACTCCATTGTGCAGCTTTAGCGGAAGGAGTGTTAGAGAGTGAATTATTCGGACATGAAAAAGGTGCGTTTACCGGAGCGATTCGGAGTCGGAAAGGGATGTTCGAACTAGCGGACACCGGCACATTATTTTTAGATGAAGTAAGTGAGATTCCGTTATCTACACAAGTTAAACTACTGCGCGTGATTGAAGAGCAGGAATTTATGCGAGTTGGCGGGACGAAAAGTATTTCCGTTGATGTGCGAATCATAGCTGCAACGAATAAAGATTTAAAACAGGCGGTTGCAGAAGGGAAATTCCGGGAGGATTTGTTTTTCCGCTTAAATGTGGTCAGTATTTTTTTCCCGCCGTTACGGAATCGGAAAGATGATATACCGCCGCTGATTAAACGGTTTCTCGAAGAAATTGCAAAAGAAAATAATAGAGTTACGCCACATATTACTCCGGAAGCAATGAATGCGTTAGTTCGCTACGAATGGCCTGGGAATGTTCGCGAGTTACGGAATGTAATTGAAAGTATCGTAGTTACCTTACGTGGGGATACCATCAAGTTGACCGATATTCCGCCGCATATATCAAAGCTTCCCGTATCAACTGGATATTCGGCAGAACTACCGGTCGGATTATCGTTAGAAGAAATTGAAAAAGAAATGATATCCCGGACGTTAAAAAGTGTTAATGGAAATAAAACCAAAGCTGCGGCGATTTTAAAAATCGGGTTACGGACATTACATCGTAAAATTAAACAATATGGATTAACCTAA
- a CDS encoding aldo/keto reductase — protein MQYREFGNMGIRLSRLGFGAMRLPMKNSEQVDEEESIRIIHRAFELGVNYIDTAYMYNRGQSEIVVGKAVNSWKKGNIYVSTKNPKNNETGTVWRACLEEQLKKLNRDYIDIYHMHGINWKQFEENISKPGGPLDAAYRAKEEGLIHHLSFSFHDKPEMLIKLVDTGVFESVTVQYNLLDRSNESAIAYAHQKGLGVVVMGPVGGGRLAAPSEPIQNLIPGGFKSTAEAALRFVFANPNVDVAISGMNTIAMVEENCAVASRTDALSPEEQQRMRDMLEENKRLADLYCTGCGYCMPCPNEVNIPVNFRYMIYYRVYGLKDTAKNLYRKIGSTETWWVKGKNAAACVACGECEPKCPQKIPIIAQLKETAETLGE, from the coding sequence ATGCAATATCGTGAATTCGGGAACATGGGTATTAGGTTATCTCGACTTGGATTTGGAGCGATGCGATTACCCATGAAAAATTCGGAACAGGTTGATGAAGAGGAATCCATTCGGATAATCCATCGTGCGTTTGAACTCGGAGTGAATTATATTGATACTGCGTATATGTATAACCGTGGACAGAGTGAAATCGTGGTTGGTAAAGCGGTGAATAGCTGGAAAAAAGGTAACATTTATGTTTCAACGAAAAATCCTAAAAATAACGAGACCGGAACAGTCTGGCGCGCATGTTTAGAAGAGCAGTTGAAAAAACTCAATCGCGATTATATTGATATCTATCACATGCATGGAATTAACTGGAAACAGTTTGAAGAGAATATCAGTAAACCTGGCGGACCACTCGATGCTGCATATCGAGCGAAAGAAGAAGGATTGATTCATCATCTTTCATTTTCGTTCCACGATAAACCAGAAATGCTGATTAAATTAGTTGATACCGGAGTTTTTGAATCGGTTACCGTGCAATATAATCTGCTTGACCGAAGTAATGAATCTGCAATTGCTTATGCTCATCAAAAAGGGCTTGGAGTCGTGGTTATGGGACCGGTTGGCGGAGGAAGATTAGCTGCACCGTCTGAACCGATTCAGAACCTTATTCCTGGTGGATTTAAAAGTACGGCGGAAGCAGCGTTACGGTTTGTGTTTGCGAATCCGAATGTCGATGTCGCTATTTCTGGTATGAATACGATAGCTATGGTTGAAGAGAACTGCGCGGTTGCTAGCCGAACCGATGCATTATCTCCTGAAGAACAACAGCGGATGCGAGATATGTTAGAAGAAAATAAACGGTTAGCTGATTTATATTGTACCGGCTGTGGCTACTGTATGCCGTGTCCGAATGAAGTTAATATACCGGTGAATTTTCGATATATGATTTACTATCGAGTCTATGGATTAAAGGACACCGCAAAAAATTTATATCGCAAAATCGGTTCTACAGAAACCTGGTGGGTCAAAGGGAAAAATGCGGCGGCGTGTGTCGCTTGTGGTGAATGCGAACCGAAATGTCCGCAAAAAATCCCGATAATAGCTCAGTTGAAAGAGACCGCTGAAACTTTAGGAGAATAA